One genomic segment of Thalassospiraceae bacterium LMO-SO8 includes these proteins:
- a CDS encoding methyltransferase, translating into MTAAAIDAEETRLLDGRVVCFQPRRGYRSAIDPILMQAAVPARPGDRVLDLGCGAGAAALCLAHRVAGVSVTGLDIQEPLIALARESAAANGMAEAVRFVAGDLLAPPGGVGAGAFDHVMANPPFQKAGTSRPSPDPVKALATVEGRAGLADWVRTAASLVRGGGTVTFIHHGGRGDELADLMSGFFGAVTLQPVQGKPEEGRPGRMIAQGIKGAAMDMRRLAPLVLHEPEGGFSAPVDEILRGYADIALNRP; encoded by the coding sequence ATGACCGCTGCCGCCATCGACGCCGAGGAGACCCGCCTGCTGGACGGCAGGGTCGTCTGTTTTCAGCCCCGGCGCGGCTATCGCTCCGCCATCGACCCGATCCTGATGCAGGCGGCCGTTCCGGCTCGGCCCGGCGACCGCGTGCTCGACCTGGGATGCGGTGCCGGTGCGGCGGCGCTTTGCCTGGCCCATCGCGTGGCCGGGGTGTCGGTCACCGGGCTGGATATTCAGGAACCGCTGATCGCCCTGGCCCGCGAAAGTGCCGCGGCCAACGGCATGGCGGAGGCGGTCCGGTTCGTGGCGGGCGATTTGTTGGCTCCGCCGGGTGGCGTCGGGGCCGGGGCCTTCGACCATGTCATGGCCAATCCACCCTTTCAAAAAGCCGGCACCTCGCGTCCCTCGCCCGATCCGGTGAAGGCACTGGCGACGGTGGAGGGGCGGGCCGGCCTGGCCGATTGGGTGCGGACGGCGGCCAGCCTGGTGCGGGGCGGCGGCACGGTCACCTTCATCCACCACGGCGGGCGGGGGGATGAACTGGCCGATCTTATGTCGGGGTTTTTCGGCGCGGTTACCCTACAGCCGGTTCAGGGCAAGCCGGAGGAGGGGCGTCCAGGGCGGATGATCGCGCAGGGAATCAAGGGTGCTGCGATGGACATGCGCAGGCTGGCGCCCCTGGTTTTGCATGAACCGGAGGGTGGTTTTTCCGCCCCTGTGGATGAAATCCTACGGGGGTATGCGGATATCGCCCTGAATCGCCCTTGA
- a CDS encoding S49 family peptidase, with translation MSDTQPESRGLGGLPIIGALLDPPPTVAVVRLSGVIGGMGGLRRGLSLGTQAGVLQRAFKLRNLKAVALAVNSPGGSPVQSALIAGRIRQLADEKQIPVVAFAEDVAASGGYWLACAADEIYADASSIIGSIGVVSGGFGLQGLIEKLGVERRLHTAGDKKAMLDPFQPEKPAEVKHLKDIQGDIHEAFKDMVRARRGDRLKGAEKDLFSGAFWTGSKAVELGLIDGLGDLRAVMRARYGDKVKLRVVGERRGLFGRLRFGALSGDAPAGPDWAGQAVAAIEERMIWNRFGL, from the coding sequence ATGTCAGACACCCAGCCGGAATCCCGTGGTCTCGGCGGCCTTCCCATCATCGGCGCCCTGCTCGACCCGCCGCCCACGGTGGCGGTGGTCCGGCTGTCCGGCGTTATCGGAGGCATGGGCGGGTTGCGCCGGGGGCTCAGCCTGGGCACCCAGGCGGGCGTTCTTCAGCGCGCGTTCAAGCTGCGCAACCTCAAGGCCGTGGCGCTGGCCGTCAACTCGCCGGGCGGCTCGCCCGTGCAGTCGGCGCTGATCGCGGGCCGCATCCGCCAATTGGCCGATGAAAAGCAGATTCCCGTCGTCGCCTTCGCCGAAGATGTCGCTGCGTCCGGCGGTTATTGGCTGGCCTGCGCCGCCGACGAAATCTATGCGGATGCGTCCTCCATCATCGGGTCCATCGGCGTGGTGTCGGGCGGATTCGGCCTGCAAGGCCTGATCGAAAAGCTGGGGGTGGAACGCCGCCTGCATACGGCCGGCGACAAGAAGGCGATGCTCGACCCGTTCCAGCCGGAAAAGCCGGCCGAGGTGAAACACCTGAAGGACATTCAGGGCGATATCCACGAGGCGTTCAAGGACATGGTCCGCGCCCGCCGGGGCGACCGCCTCAAGGGCGCGGAAAAAGACCTGTTCTCCGGCGCCTTCTGGACCGGGAGCAAGGCCGTGGAATTGGGCCTGATCGATGGCCTTGGCGACCTGCGGGCGGTCATGCGCGCGCGTTATGGCGACAAGGTGAAACTGCGGGTGGTCGGCGAGCGGCGGGGGCTTTTCGGCCGTCTGCGCTTCGGCGCCTTGTCGGGCGATGCCCCCGCCGGCCCCGATTGGGCGGGCCAGGCGGTGGCCGCTATCGAGGAACGGATGATCTGGAACCGTTTCGGTCTTTAA